Proteins encoded together in one Impatiens glandulifera chromosome 1, dImpGla2.1, whole genome shotgun sequence window:
- the LOC124919681 gene encoding probable galacturonosyltransferase-like 7, translated as MVPYCLNTVWLMKLSGFFSVAMVTVILSPSLQSFPPAEAIRSSNLEEYLRFPTQTSSDDRFSYRIAPAFRNADECSLTDKKKNKKKTFKRKGVCDPSLVHVAITLDVDYLRGSIAAVNSILQNSLCPEDIFFHFLVSETNLETLVRSTFPQLKFKFYYFDPEIVRSLISTSVRQALEQPLNYARNYMADLLEPCVRRVIYLDSDLVVVDDISKLWATSLEKMTIGVPEYCHANFTRYFTDGFWSDKWLSSTFTGRNPCYFNTGVMVIDLVKWRQFGYTKLIEKWMEVQKRDRIYELGSLPPFLLVFAGNVAPIEHRWNQHGLGGDNIKGSCRNLHPGPVSLLHWSGSGKPWLRLDSKKSCPLDSLWAMYDLYGHLI; from the coding sequence atggttCCTTATTGTTTAAACACGGTCTGGTTGATGAAATTATCTGGGTTTTTCTCTGTCGCAATGGTTACGGTCATTCTCTCTCCATCACTGCAATCATTTCCACCAGCAGAAGCCATCAGATCTTCCAATCTCGAAGAATACCTCCGATTTCCCACCCAGACTTCCTCTGACGATCGATTTTCCTACAGAATAGCACCTGCGTTTCGCAATGCCGATGAATGCAGTCTCACGgataagaagaagaacaagaagaagacattCAAGAGAAAGGGAGTTTGCGATCCTTCCCTTGTTCACGTCGCGATTACTCTCGATGTCGATTACCTAAGAGGCTCAATCGCTGCCGTCAATTCCATTCTGCAAAATTCATTGTGTCCTGAAGATATCTTCTTCCATTTCCTTGTCTCGGAGACCAATCTCGAAACCCTAGTTCGGTCCACTTTCCCGCAGTTGAAGTTCAAATTCTATTACTTCGATCCAGAAATTGTTCGAAGCTTAATCTCCACTTCGGTAAGGCAAGCTCTCGAACAACCACTAAATTATGCAAGAAATTACATGGCCGATCTGCTTGAGCCTTGTGTGAGAAGAGTCATATACTTGGATTCCGACCTCGTAGTTGTAGACGACATCTCTAAGCTATGGGCGACCAGCCTGGAAAAGATGACTATTGGAGTGCCGGAATACTGTCACGCGAACTTCACCAGGTATTTCACAGACGGGTTTTGGTCGGACAAGTGGTTATCTAGCACGTTTACTGGACGCAACCCTTGCTACTTCAACACAGGTGTAATGGTGATTGACTTGGTGAAATGGAGGCAGTTTGGGTACACAAAGCTGATAGAAAAATGGATGGAAGTTCAGAAGAGAGACAGGATCTATGAACTAGGGTCTTTGCCGCCGTTTCTTCTGGTATTTGCCGGAAATGTTGCTCCTATCGAGCACCGGTGGAACCAACACGGTTTAGGAGGTGACAACATCAAGGGAAGCTGTCGGAATTTGCATCCCGGTCCTGTGAGTTTACTACACTGGAGTGGCAGCGGCAAGCCATGGCTGAGGCTTGACTCAAAGAAATCGTGTCCCTTGGATTCACTATGGGCAATGTATGATCTCTATGGACACTTGATATGA
- the LOC124921577 gene encoding uncharacterized protein LOC124921577, translated as MEGVSVKVYKSLKGYWTKRHYERLDSTSCRPPVQVATEIGEDPIRKRRKWGIKIGRKIKIRFSPKTFLRRMRDAYMNFMLRFANSGLIGPGGLGGDGVSGFGSRPIKEYDEKIIIEIYKSILKRRDSPMIGSQQMMATTL; from the coding sequence ATGGAAGGTGTATCAGTGAAGGTTTACAAGAGTCTGAAGGGCTACTGGACTAAAAGGCATTACGAGCGCCTTGACTCCACCTCTTGCAGGCCTCCAGTTCAAGTTGCCACCGAAATCGGCGAGGACCCGATCCGGAAAAGACGGAAATGGGGGATTAAAATCGGGCGGAAGATAAAGATCCGGTTCTCTCCCAAGACATTTCTTAGGAGGATGAGAGATGCCTACATGAATTTCATGCTTCGATTTGCCAATTCGGGTCTTATAGGACCTGGTGGTTTAGGAGGAGATGGTGTTTCTGGGTTCGGTTCTCGACCAATAAAGGAGTACGATGAGAAGATTATCATTGAGATCTACAAATCTATATTAAAGCGCAGGGATTCACCTATGATTGGGTCGCAGCAGATGATGGCCACAACATTGTAA